The following are encoded together in the Pseudodesulfovibrio indicus genome:
- a CDS encoding efflux RND transporter permease subunit has protein sequence MAHAAGPGPEPRKRTSLGGTPLDPDLNPGRASWPGIHSPDDIWDEIAVAADIPGSTSAPKLQPIAARIVMLQSGMRAPMGIKVKGPDLATIERFGLQLERLLKEVPTIQPAAVVADRIVGKPYLEIVIDRRAIARYGIKLTKVQDVIEVAVGGKMLSTTVEGRERYPMRVRYLRELRDSMEALENILVAAPGGQQIPLKQLAELRYVRGPQVIKSEDTFLIGYVLFDKKPGYAEVDVVEHARGYIDSKIASGGLTVPSGVSYEFAGNYENQIRAQKKLAVILPLALMVIVVILYLQFKSMATTLMVFSGILVAWSGGFLMIWLYGQDWFLNFSVFGTHMRDLFQVHQINLSVAIWVGFLALFGIASDDGVIMATYLDESRDRRDTASVPAIRAAILEGAQRRIRPALMTSATTILALIPVLTSTGRGADIMVPMAIPSFGGMTIAILTVFVVPTLYCWVEEIKFKRAAKQGLPESDTV, from the coding sequence GTGGCGCACGCCGCTGGACCCGGACCTGAACCCCGGAAGCGCACCTCGCTCGGCGGCACGCCGCTGGACCCGGACCTGAACCCCGGAAGGGCCTCCTGGCCGGGCATCCATTCGCCGGACGACATCTGGGACGAGATCGCGGTCGCCGCCGATATCCCCGGTTCGACCTCGGCCCCCAAGCTCCAGCCCATCGCCGCGCGCATCGTCATGCTCCAGTCCGGCATGCGCGCCCCCATGGGCATCAAGGTCAAGGGACCGGATCTGGCGACCATCGAACGGTTTGGCCTGCAGTTGGAACGGCTGCTCAAGGAAGTCCCGACCATCCAGCCCGCGGCCGTGGTCGCCGACCGCATCGTGGGCAAGCCGTACCTGGAGATCGTCATCGACCGCAGGGCGATCGCCCGCTACGGCATCAAGCTGACCAAGGTCCAGGACGTCATCGAGGTGGCTGTGGGCGGCAAGATGCTCTCGACCACCGTCGAGGGCCGCGAGCGCTACCCCATGCGGGTGCGCTACCTGCGCGAGCTGCGCGACTCCATGGAGGCGCTGGAGAACATCCTCGTGGCCGCGCCAGGCGGCCAGCAGATCCCGCTCAAGCAGCTGGCCGAGCTGCGCTACGTGCGCGGACCGCAGGTCATCAAGAGCGAGGACACCTTCCTCATCGGGTACGTGCTCTTCGACAAGAAGCCCGGCTACGCCGAGGTGGACGTAGTGGAGCACGCGCGCGGCTACATCGACAGCAAGATCGCCTCGGGCGGGCTGACCGTGCCGAGCGGCGTTTCCTACGAGTTCGCGGGCAACTACGAGAACCAGATCCGCGCCCAGAAGAAGCTGGCAGTGATCCTGCCCCTGGCGCTGATGGTCATCGTGGTCATCCTGTACCTGCAGTTCAAGTCCATGGCCACGACCCTGATGGTCTTCTCGGGCATCCTCGTGGCCTGGTCCGGCGGGTTCCTGATGATCTGGCTCTACGGCCAGGACTGGTTCCTGAACTTCAGCGTGTTCGGGACCCACATGCGCGACCTCTTCCAGGTCCACCAGATCAACCTGAGCGTGGCCATCTGGGTCGGCTTCCTGGCCCTGTTCGGCATCGCCTCGGACGACGGCGTGATCATGGCCACCTACCTGGATGAGAGCCGGGACAGGCGGGACACGGCCAGCGTCCCGGCCATCCGGGCGGCCATCCTGGAGGGCGCTCAGCGGCGTATCCGCCCGGCGCTGATGACCTCGGCCACGACCATCCTGGCCCTGATCCCGGTGCTGACCTCCACCGGACGCGGCGCGGACATCATGGTGCCCATGGCCATCCCCTCCTTCGGCGGCATGACCATCGCCATCCTGACGGTCTTCGTGGTGCCCACGCTGTATTGCTGGGTCGAGGAGATCAAGTTCAAGCGCGCCGCGAAGCAGGGGCTTCCGGAAAGCGACACTGTCTAA
- a CDS encoding helix-turn-helix domain-containing protein, with protein sequence MSNALKVKDVARILNCSESLVRTPAMLAALGAFRIGKRGIRFHHDLLKAYIARGQVGHAEKTPVSDEGASRSDLTDRHGIW encoded by the coding sequence ATGTCGAACGCATTGAAGGTCAAGGATGTCGCCCGAATCCTGAATTGTTCGGAAAGCCTGGTCAGAACTCCGGCCATGCTTGCCGCGCTGGGGGCTTTTCGGATCGGGAAACGGGGCATCCGATTTCACCATGATCTGCTCAAGGCGTACATCGCCAGGGGCCAGGTCGGCCATGCAGAAAAGACGCCAGTCTCGGACGAAGGCGCAAGTCGGTCCGATTTGACGGATCGTCATGGCATTTGGTAA
- a CDS encoding tyrosine-type recombinase/integrase produces the protein MPYKEGKRWRGVVRFTPTHGPIIRRTKFFETKRQAEDWEGETVKALKVADQRNPAKADVIGRALTVTEWANRYLDHVEATMCRKTYNEKRLAFQRLGAFLRDDRSLVGRISLHVALEHLARVSKAVSGNSANKDRKNLAAAWVWGIKYLNLDRDNPFQHVDRFPEDRHPRYVPPLDDFRKTVGLAGPRRRQLLLLAFHTAPRRSELWKLKWSEVDFGSGLVGYWTRKRRSGNAEFDELPMSAGLRAKLAEWKLVSGSEDLVFGSRFNGLLDPNNRWLKRLCAEAGVKAFGFHGIRHLAARVAIDNGATIMEVKHLLRHKSIATTQRYILRVKKTTGAVDALDAALADAVGS, from the coding sequence ATGCCTTACAAGGAAGGAAAACGGTGGCGGGGCGTGGTGCGTTTCACCCCGACACATGGTCCGATCATCAGGCGCACGAAGTTCTTTGAAACCAAGAGACAGGCAGAAGATTGGGAAGGCGAAACCGTCAAGGCATTGAAGGTGGCCGACCAGAGAAATCCTGCCAAGGCCGATGTGATTGGCCGGGCTCTGACCGTGACGGAATGGGCGAATCGTTACCTCGATCACGTTGAGGCCACGATGTGCCGGAAGACCTACAACGAAAAGCGGTTGGCTTTCCAGCGACTGGGGGCTTTCCTCAGGGACGACCGGTCGCTGGTCGGGCGAATCAGCCTTCACGTGGCTCTGGAGCATCTGGCCAGGGTCTCCAAGGCGGTATCCGGGAATTCGGCGAACAAGGATCGCAAGAACCTTGCCGCAGCCTGGGTGTGGGGGATCAAGTACCTCAATCTGGACCGGGACAATCCCTTTCAGCATGTGGACAGGTTCCCCGAGGATCGCCATCCGCGATACGTCCCGCCGTTGGACGACTTCCGCAAGACGGTGGGCTTGGCCGGACCTCGTCGTAGGCAACTGCTGTTGCTGGCCTTCCATACCGCGCCGCGCAGGAGCGAGCTCTGGAAGCTCAAGTGGAGCGAGGTTGACTTCGGTTCCGGGCTTGTCGGCTACTGGACACGGAAGCGGCGAAGCGGAAACGCGGAATTCGACGAACTCCCCATGTCCGCAGGGCTTCGCGCCAAGCTGGCCGAATGGAAGCTGGTGTCCGGCTCCGAGGACCTGGTCTTTGGCAGTCGGTTCAACGGCCTTCTGGACCCGAACAATCGGTGGCTGAAGCGGTTGTGCGCCGAAGCCGGGGTGAAGGCGTTCGGCTTTCACGGCATCCGTCACCTGGCTGCTCGTGTGGCCATTGACAACGGCGCGACCATCATGGAAGTGAAGCACCTGCTCAGGCACAAGTCCATCGCCACGACCCAGCGGTACATCCTTCGGGTGAAGAAGACCACCGGGGCTGTGGATGCCCTGGATGCGGCCCTGGCCGATGCGGTCGGAAGCTGA
- a CDS encoding DUF721 domain-containing protein translates to MAYRRGSGPKRRKGAASLSDALPRFLDRLDTRGGMALVRLWRNWDELLGEMARMARPLGHRGSKLILAAEDPVVMQEAYYLGPMILEKVNGFLRQEVFDKVVFELLNGRVPLDGEIRPEAPKPPRKLKKPEKLGSLNEELDPDSPVGRCYRAYQQMFDDS, encoded by the coding sequence ATGGCGTACAGACGCGGCAGCGGGCCGAAACGGCGCAAGGGAGCGGCCAGCCTGAGCGACGCCCTGCCCCGGTTCCTGGACCGGCTGGACACGCGCGGCGGCATGGCCCTGGTCCGGCTGTGGCGCAATTGGGACGAGTTGCTCGGCGAAATGGCCCGGATGGCACGGCCCCTGGGGCATCGCGGGTCCAAGCTCATCCTGGCGGCGGAAGACCCCGTGGTCATGCAGGAAGCGTATTATCTGGGGCCGATGATCCTCGAAAAGGTCAATGGTTTTTTGCGTCAGGAAGTCTTTGACAAAGTGGTGTTCGAGCTGCTAAACGGCAGAGTTCCTTTGGACGGAGAGATCCGGCCGGAGGCTCCCAAGCCTCCGAGGAAACTTAAAAAACCTGAGAAGTTAGGCAGCCTTAATGAAGAGCTGGACCCGGATTCGCCTGTTGGCAGGTGCTATCGGGCTTACCAGCAGATGTTTGACGACTCGTAA
- a CDS encoding PEGA domain-containing protein: MARPIALLATLACLVLACGCGVPKQKIPVSTDPLGATVYADGRKACSSTPCAVSLDRTSDHLLTIVKEGYVQEEVVIRRRFKPDRALRDGILSGIVKGGDPETVAAETAREVDEQERSGEAYELVPPIVTIRLTPAGKEI, encoded by the coding sequence ATGGCCCGGCCCATCGCGCTCCTCGCCACCCTGGCCTGCCTGGTCCTGGCCTGCGGCTGCGGCGTGCCCAAGCAGAAGATACCGGTATCCACCGACCCCCTGGGCGCGACCGTGTACGCGGACGGCAGGAAGGCTTGCTCCTCCACGCCCTGTGCGGTCAGCCTGGACCGGACGTCCGATCACCTCCTGACCATCGTCAAGGAGGGGTACGTCCAGGAAGAGGTCGTCATCCGCCGGCGGTTCAAGCCCGACCGGGCCCTCCGCGACGGCATTCTCTCCGGCATCGTCAAGGGCGGCGACCCCGAGACCGTGGCCGCAGAGACCGCACGCGAGGTGGACGAGCAGGAACGCAGCGGCGAGGCGTACGAACTCGTGCCGCCCATCGTGACCATCCGGCTGACCCCGGCCGGGAAGGAGATTTGA
- a CDS encoding universal stress protein, translating into MFKKILLAAAPQIDTQTAPKAAFDIARRRGSELILFHTLPLGRDPWCSFDDVVPCETLVKSAEKKIAEFYADDLKDIPNHSIRVTTGTAHEQMLKIIHAEGIDLIVMGHHTQPPHRADRMWGVVDTTIRKVCANVFCPVMVVTNAMPDQGEIRRIVMATDFSTPSDSALCYAAQLAGANDAHLDIFHVLDVGQATPNPEYYMQNMDVFIDKALDRMKNRYSKALDGISHSFHCWEGVPYTEILKQARWQDADVVIMAQYSSSEDHAKPSVGSTTIQVALSPGCPAILVNYRPRRCI; encoded by the coding sequence ATGTTCAAGAAGATACTCCTGGCGGCCGCCCCGCAGATCGACACCCAGACCGCGCCCAAGGCCGCCTTCGACATTGCCCGCAGGCGCGGCTCCGAACTCATCCTGTTCCACACCCTGCCCCTGGGACGCGATCCCTGGTGCTCCTTCGACGACGTCGTCCCCTGCGAGACGCTGGTCAAGTCCGCCGAGAAGAAGATCGCCGAGTTCTATGCCGACGACCTCAAGGACATCCCCAACCATTCCATCCGGGTGACCACGGGCACGGCCCACGAGCAGATGCTCAAGATCATCCACGCCGAGGGCATCGACCTGATCGTCATGGGCCACCACACCCAGCCCCCGCACCGGGCCGACCGCATGTGGGGCGTGGTGGACACCACCATCCGCAAGGTCTGCGCCAACGTGTTCTGCCCGGTCATGGTGGTCACCAACGCCATGCCCGACCAGGGCGAGATCAGGCGCATCGTCATGGCTACGGACTTTTCCACCCCGTCGGACTCGGCCCTGTGCTACGCGGCCCAGCTGGCCGGGGCCAACGACGCCCACCTGGACATCTTCCACGTCCTCGACGTGGGCCAGGCCACGCCCAATCCCGAATACTACATGCAGAACATGGACGTCTTCATCGACAAGGCGCTGGACAGGATGAAGAACCGCTATTCCAAGGCGCTCGACGGCATCAGCCACTCCTTCCACTGCTGGGAGGGCGTCCCGTACACCGAGATCCTCAAGCAGGCCCGGTGGCAGGACGCGGACGTGGTCATCATGGCCCAGTACTCCTCCAGCGAGGACCACGCCAAGCCGTCCGTGGGCTCCACCACCATCCAGGTGGCGCTCTCGCCGGGCTGCCCGGCCATCCTGGTCAACTACCGGCCCCGCCGGTGCATCTAG
- a CDS encoding PEGA domain-containing protein has protein sequence MKLGYPLIFMACLVLSACSAATQNIPVSSNPDGAMVLADGQQVGTTPCNVTLEKTQPHILTLKKDGYKQVDVQITRKYDTAGVTRNATQSGMWQSSNGANTEGAVANALMSVGAQEESGDAYVLSPASVVVNLRPLGGNPQAAREQAPRQVAQGDEPIVISKDQLDPADQQRLDEQKSGDVSTTEPATFGGAVADDPAKEAEAVLEGGAVAAPTVGTDKSWGSSHSSEHHGNDGSYTKTTTSTKASVGVHVNPVEAGLEAIKLLEGAEGESAQ, from the coding sequence ATGAAACTCGGTTATCCCTTGATATTCATGGCCTGCCTCGTCCTTTCTGCCTGTTCGGCGGCCACCCAGAACATCCCGGTCAGTTCCAACCCCGACGGGGCCATGGTTCTGGCCGACGGCCAGCAGGTGGGCACCACGCCCTGCAACGTGACGCTGGAAAAGACCCAGCCGCACATCCTGACGCTGAAAAAGGACGGCTACAAGCAGGTGGACGTCCAGATCACCCGCAAGTACGACACCGCGGGCGTGACCCGCAACGCCACCCAGTCCGGCATGTGGCAGAGCTCCAACGGGGCCAACACCGAAGGCGCGGTGGCCAACGCCCTGATGAGCGTGGGCGCGCAGGAGGAATCCGGCGACGCCTACGTGCTCTCGCCCGCCTCGGTGGTGGTCAACCTGCGCCCCCTGGGCGGAAATCCGCAGGCCGCCCGGGAACAGGCTCCCCGACAGGTGGCCCAGGGCGACGAGCCCATCGTCATTTCCAAGGACCAGCTCGATCCGGCGGACCAGCAGCGGCTGGATGAGCAGAAAAGCGGCGACGTCTCCACCACCGAGCCCGCCACCTTCGGCGGCGCGGTGGCCGACGACCCGGCCAAGGAGGCCGAGGCGGTCCTCGAAGGCGGGGCCGTGGCCGCGCCCACCGTGGGCACGGACAAGTCGTGGGGCTCCAGCCACAGCTCGGAGCATCACGGAAACGACGGCTCCTACACCAAGACCACGACCAGCACCAAGGCGAGCGTCGGGGTGCACGTCAACCCGGTCGAAGCGGGCCTGGAAGCGATCAAGCTCCTGGAAGGGGCGGAAGGCGAGTCCGCACAATAG